GCGGCGGCGCGAGGACACCACGCGCAAGGCCGAATTCCTGCTGGCACATGGCGACCTGCTGCTGATGGGCGGCAGCACCCAGCGCTGCTACCAGCACGCGCTGCCGAAGATGGCGCGCGTGCAGGGCGAGCGCATCAACCTGACGTTCCGCTGGATCGAGCCCGGCTGAGCACGGGCCCGCGCTGGCTTCAGCGGCGGACCAGATCGATCCCGGCGGAGAGGACGCCACGCCCGAACTGCCGGTAGTTGCCATCCAGCAGTTCGCGCAGCACCAGCGGAACCCTCCGCAGGCGCGATGCCGGCAGGGCGGCCCGTACACTGACATGGCGGTACTTGCGCTCGATCAGCGCGATCATCTCCGCAGGCAGGCCCAGCAGGCGTGTGCGCTGCAGTAGCGTGTCGCATTGCTCTTTTTCGGTCTGCAGCTGGCGCTGGCGGCGCACTGAACGCGATGCCGTGTCATTGCCGCCGAGCCCCAGCTGATTGTTGCCGTGCAGGCGATAGCCGATAAGTGCGTCGGGCAGGCTGTCGATCTGGCCACGCATGGCCGCCAGCGTGCCGATCCAGGCGTCATGCACCCAACCGCTTGCCGGCAGCGGCAGGGCATCGGTCAGGACCTGGCGGCGGAAGGCCATGGCCGCGCCGGTCATCAGATTGCGCTTCAGCATCAGCCGGAAACCGTCGCCGGCGTGCATGCGTGCGCGTTCGGCGGCGGTGTAGTGCAGGGCGTCGAACAGCGCGCCCGGCAGCGGCTGGCCGGCTGCGTCGATCAGCCGCGCATCGCAGTGCAGGGCCAGCAGCGCTGGGCGCGCAGCGAAGGCGGCGCAGAATCGCTGCAGTTTGTCGGCGTGCCAGACGTCGTCGTGGTCGCACAGGAAGATCAGCTCGCCGCTGCAGGCGCGCAGCGCGCCGTCGAAGTTGCTTCGATAGCCTACGTTCTGCGGGTTCACCTGCAGATCTACCGCGATGCCCGCGGCTTCGGCGCGCGGTACAAAGGCCTGCAGCAGTGCCAGCGTGCCGTCGCTGGAGACATCGTCGCGGATCACGATCTGATCCGGACGGCGGCTCTGTGCCAGCAGGCTGTCCAGCTGCGCCTGCAGGAAGCGCTCACCGTTGTAGGTACAGACTGCGATGGAGACGGAAGCAGGCATCAGCGTGGAAATGGGCCGTGGCGTGTGATTATCGCATGCGCCTGCCGGCCCCCTGCTGGTTCGGGGTCAGAGCCCTTTCCCTGCGGGAAAAGGATCCGACCACGGGCGCGCGGATGAGGTCAGAGCCCTTTCCCTGCGGGAAAGGGATCCGACCCCGGCAACGGTCAACGCTTCGGCGTCGCCGCGTCGTTCTGCCCGTTCACCAGCGTCCAG
Above is a genomic segment from Stenotrophomonas sp. ESTM1D_MKCIP4_1 containing:
- a CDS encoding glycosyltransferase family 2 protein; its protein translation is MPASVSIAVCTYNGERFLQAQLDSLLAQSRRPDQIVIRDDVSSDGTLALLQAFVPRAEAAGIAVDLQVNPQNVGYRSNFDGALRACSGELIFLCDHDDVWHADKLQRFCAAFAARPALLALHCDARLIDAAGQPLPGALFDALHYTAAERARMHAGDGFRLMLKRNLMTGAAMAFRRQVLTDALPLPASGWVHDAWIGTLAAMRGQIDSLPDALIGYRLHGNNQLGLGGNDTASRSVRRQRQLQTEKEQCDTLLQRTRLLGLPAEMIALIERKYRHVSVRAALPASRLRRVPLVLRELLDGNYRQFGRGVLSAGIDLVRR